Proteins found in one Chionomys nivalis chromosome 15, mChiNiv1.1, whole genome shotgun sequence genomic segment:
- the LOC130887568 gene encoding U6 snRNA-associated Sm-like protein LSm7 — MAYKGKKKKESILDLSKYIDKTIRVKFQGGREASGILKGFDPLLNLVLDGTMEYRRDPDDHYKLTEDTLQLGLVVCRGTSVVLICPQDGMEAIPNPFVQRQDA; from the coding sequence ATGGCgtacaaagggaaaaagaagaaagaaagcatcttggaCTTGTCTAAGTACATCGACAAGACCATCCGAGTGAAGTTCCAGGGTGGCCGGGAAGCCAGTGGGATCCTGAAAGGGTTTGACCCACTGCTCAACCTGGTGTTGGACGGAACCATGGAGTACAGGCGAGACCCTGATGACCACTACAAGCTGACGGAGGATACACTGCAGCTGGGGCTCGTGGTGTGCCGCGGCACCTCGGTGGTGCTTATCTGCCCACAGGATGGCATGGAGGCCATCCCCAACCCATTCGTGCAGCGGCAGGATGCTTAG